The Equus przewalskii isolate Varuska chromosome 5, EquPr2, whole genome shotgun sequence genome window below encodes:
- the C5H12orf71 gene encoding uncharacterized protein C12orf71 homolog gives MAHSSSSSDWTDTKDCSSESDLSLSVGYFPCEDTFSHENTTSCEDMSPEGPSIHFIPPIQGTWWTESRGRLLGRRDQIQDNPGQFCKLSITLAWDVDVDSNNSDSVANWDLNGDNQWTDKYPKEKKQPTLSKLDSLVQKLEKFLENQKDDEDDDSVFPESAQEEDFQLSSSSSPDIAQDIHQEHTCQDLPKFDPPENEDVIQFPEIPPRLHEHEPAEILSQTTGSQRASTVETSSTSSGQPEEEDTHSGTQAPSCLNFRWVFRWLRQQVLSSLLGRRRPEKATKSPHQLVQKKRPSHRGKRIQPQESLELGSPVSPDF, from the exons ATGGCTCACTCATCCTCCAGCAGCGACTGGACTGACACCAAGGACTGCAGCTCCGAATCAGACCTGAGCCTCTCAGTGGGCTACTTCCCCTGTGAGGACACATTCTCCCATGAGAACACAACCTCCTGCGAAGACATGTCTCCTGAGGGTCCTTCAATCCACTTCATCCCTCCTATCCAAGGGACATGGTGGACTGAAAGTAGAGGGAGACTCCTGGGGAGACGAGACCAAATTCAAGACAACCCGGGGCAGTTTTGCAAACTAAGCATAACCCTGGCCTGGGATGTTGATGTGGACTCTAATAATTCAGACTCCGTAGCTAATTGGGACCTAAATGGAGACAACCAGTGGACAGACAAGTAccccaaagagaagaaacaacCAACTCTCAGCAAACTGGACAGTCTGGTGCAAAAGCttgagaaatttctagaaaatcagaaagatgatgaagatgatgactCTGTGTTCCCTGAATCTGCTCAGGAGGAAGATTTCCAGCTGTCCAGCAGCTCCTCTCCAGATATAGCTCAGGACATTCATCAAGAACATACTTGTCAAGATTTGCCCAAGTTTGACCCACCAGAAAATGAAGATGTCATCCAGTttccagagattcctccaaggcTTCACGAACACGAACCTGCTGAG ATACTAAGCCAGACAACTGGCAGCCAAAGGGCAAGCACTGTAGAGACCTCCTCAACCTCCTCAGGCCAGCCAGAAGAGGAGGACACTCATTCCGGCACACAAGCCCCCTCCTGTCTGAACTTCAGGTGGGTCTTCCGCTGGCTAAGGCAGCAAGTCCTCTCCTCACTTTTGGGAAGACGGCGTCCTGAGAAGGCCACCAAGAGCCCCCATCAGCTGGTTCAAAAGAAAAGACCCTCTCATAGAGGCAAGAGAATCCAACCTCAAGAATCCCTCGAATTAGGATCCCCTGTATCAccagatttttaa